In the Podospora pseudocomata strain CBS 415.72m chromosome 5, whole genome shotgun sequence genome, one interval contains:
- the ags1 gene encoding Cell wall alpha-1,3-glucan synthase ags1 (EggNog:ENOG503NUIM; COG:G; CAZy:GT5; CAZy:GH13), with protein MMGASVQSFFLMLLFAASSLSLPYIPEYEEYNLNQNKSARTPLDYWGEWPDHEFQSSPENWRMPFYSLFLDRFVNGDPSNDNANGTAFEVDILSTQLRAGGDVSGLMDTLDYLQGMGIKAIYICGSPFINQPWSADSFSPLDLTLLDQHFGTIAVWRKAIDEIHRRGMYVVFENTISTMGDLLGFEGYLNTTTPFSFTEHNAVWKSPRRYWDFPLGEALVDCEYPRFWDEHGKPVGDDVMSKMTKCRTSDFDQYGDVESFGKYPEWQKQLSKFGFVQDRLREWRPSVLDKIKLFSCMTIASLDIDGFRIDKGLTITLDAQADWSEYIRGCAKKYGKDNFFIPGEIVGGNALGALYYGRGKEPPMFAATPAESYNATNETSPSSYIRPVQALDSACFHYSAYRALTRFLGIDGEYGAEMDTRISWAEGWQDMLMTTDFINANTGKFDPRHMFGVSNQDVFRWPSIQNGTQKYLVGAFIMSLLMPGIPIVNWGEEQAFYVLENIAGNYLYGRQPMTSTNAWELHGCYKVGSEKYFNFPLDAALYGCDDPNVSLDHRDPSHPIRAVVKRFLELRTVYPALNDGFEMYQLSNHTNWIYLPGSNGTGTELGLWSYIRMPHQQLQNFSSVPHGEDPVWLMLGNENRTISYKFNCSDPQTALLSAFGAGATVRNLLYPYEEYTLEPSTKRIDDNEDELFHGCLSELSFPAWGFKAFVPVESWVGPAPVITKFLPGHDYRLESAKDGKTSVEIQIHFSQEMDCESVFNSIEITSNTAGGAVASLNRGSLRCKKLNVVENSTKYVGQVASVWEFAATINSIPDGIHRITVRNATDKAGTGSTGSTDHFLLRVGPQSNPMVFPRHANYSRELVYAKGEGIFVRHRAAGATKFRCSQTWSSNWTPWLDYTGEDYRLPAKNWTGTNLQDWTGEHVVCQYYSKLAGSSHHQQEGDLDASSLPRRFPHLFINGHFNAFGFDAGIPNKMLQKADSGVWSVDIMAEWPTALQFNVWGLNPDGLPDQTWIFGDVNFDYVLDRLPPGSLRQNVVNITESPPSPFVGWRFEVDDATMRYSKFPAGSRVRQITIFSLMWVLPLLTGWLVVFTFTGSFYKVKHNVSGAVTKHGKLSEKLRQVFEMKEKPLPRPSRPSSDASSVGDPTRPGTSHTTGRGLNGQGLHMDIGAPRKKALIATMEYDIEDWKIKIKIGGLGVMAQLMGKALGHLDIIWVVPCVGGLENAYPNGYPVDQRAEPMEITILGSQYNVDVQYHTLRNITYVLLDAPVFRLQTPANPYPERMDDLDSAIYYSAWNQCIAEALKRFNPDIYHINDFHGALAPLYLLPRVIPCCLSLHNAEFQGMWSLGTKEEKEEVCKVFNLDQKVVERFVQFGEVFNLLHAGASYLREFQHGFGAVGVSKKYGKRSFARYPIFWGLSKIGSLPNPDPSDTAEWSPELEAASQAEKVHVDGEFEAKRAGLRRQAQEWAGLKQDADAELFVFVGRWSMQKGVDIIADVFPSVLEHNPKVQLIAIGPVIDLYGKLAAIKLARLMEQYPDRVFSKPEFTQLPPYIFSGAEFALIPSRDEPFGLVAVEFGRKGALGVGARVGGLGNMPGWYYTVESTSAKHLISQFKDAIEGALASDTETRAKMRAVSAKQRFPVARWVEEISELHSTSIQKSQKHRDKPDHLRLVGLSKTNLSRSASPTPTELQSGRPITPTSFLTPGYNGLPSGGRSPMSDAAGWPLMPPLPSPNTKRYSDVSIRSVTKGRKDFALQKVDPFFTDTDGEYTVEFQKMLANLDAKSSETDLCIEQYLVRSEKQWFQDYKSIKFGLSSSRNTSKVTLVEPPSPGRVHPRFLDVPSRPASPYTPSIASSVYSAEDGDELHATHGQYVSTFETEDVPPVAHATAMQKFMLRKVFDWPIYTLILALGQILAANSYQISLLNGEQGQTAGTLYTIASIYAATSICWWVGSRNLKSVWVLSTPFAIYGLAFLFAGCAPFAQSFYARGWVQNTASGLYAAASSSGSMFFALNFGDEGGAPVRTWVIRACAVQGVQQIYISGLWYWGSLLSSYDSNGIPMARASNTIVSAVCLPVAVLMMALAVVTHLGLPDYYRQTPGSIPSFFKSVFRRKLIICFLVSVIIQNYWLSSNYGRSWRFLWTTAHAQPWQILLLIILFFGLIWIALFWQLAHLSREHSWLFPVLAIGLGAPRWAQIFWGVSGVGTSLPWASDVGGALLSRSLWLWLGVLDALQGTGVGMMLLQTTTRFHNNFALVAAQVLGSMATAVGRATAPNAVGPGPVFPNLALSLDGLGNGWFWVCLLMQGGICVAFGTFFRKEQLSKP; from the exons ATGATGGGTGCGTCGGTACAGTCATTCTTTCTTATGCTTCTTTTTGCAGCGTCCAGTCTTTCACTTCCATATATCCCAGAATATGAGGAATACAACCTCAACCAGAACAAGTCGGCCAGGACACCCCTCGACTATTGGGGAGAGTGGCCTGACCATGAGTTCCAATCATCTCCAGAGAACTGGCGAATGCCATTCTactctctttttcttgacaGATTTGTGAACGGCGACCCATCAAACGACAATGCCAATGGAACTGCTTTCGAGGTCGACATTCTTTCAACCCAGCTGCGGGCCGGCGGCGATGTAAGCGGTCTCATGGACACGCTTGATTATCTTCAGGGCATGGGTATCAAG GCAATCTACATTTGTGGCAGTCCCTTCATCAACCAGCCATGGTCGGCCGATTCATTCAGTCCATTGGACCTGACTCTCCTCGACCAACACTTTGGAACAATTGCGGTCTGGAGAAAGGCCATCGACGAGATTCACCGACGTGGCATGTATGTCGTCTTCGAAAATACCATCTCGACGATGGGTGATCTTCTTGGCTTCGAAGGATACCTCAACACGACCACACCTTTCAGCTTCACCGAACACAACGCCGTATGGAAGTCACCCCGAAGATACTGGGATTTTCCGCTGGGAGAGGCCCTAGTTGATTGCGAATATCCACGGTTTTGGGATGAGCATGGAAAGCCTGTTGGAGACGATGTGATGTCTAAGATGACCAAGTGTCGAACCAGTGACTTTGACCAG TatggtgatgtcgagtcTTTTGGCAAGTACCCAGAATGGCAGAAACAGTTATCCAAGTTTGGCTTCGTCCAGGATCGTCTCCGAGAGTGGCGGCCAAGTGTTCTCGATAAGATCAAGCTGTTTTCTTGCATGACTATCGCAAGTCTCGACATCGATGGCTTTCGTATCGACAAGGGCCTGACCATCACACTCGACGCTCAAGCAGATTGGTCCGAGTACATCAGGGGATGCGCCAAGAAATATGGCAAAGACAACTTTTTTATTCCGGGCGAAATCGTTGGTGGGAATGCGCTAGGCGCTCTGTATTATGGTCGAGGTAAAGAGCCTCCCATGTTCGCTGCGACACCCGCCGAGAGCTACAACGCAACGAACGAAACAAGCCCGTCTTCGTACATTCGTCCCGTACAAGCGCTGGACTCTGCTTGTTTTCATTATTCTGCTTATCGTGCTCTCACACGATTTCTCGGCATCGATGGCGAATACGGCGCTGAAATGGATACTCGGATCAGTTGGGCAGAGGGGTGGCAAGATATGCTCATGACGACGGATTTTATCAACGCCAACACTGGCAAGTTCGACCCCCGTCACATGTTTGGCGTGTCCAACCAAGATGTCTTCCGCTGGCCATCAATTCAAAATGGAACGCAAAAGTACCTGGTTGGCGCCTTCATCATGTCTCTCTTGATGCCTGGCATCCCCATTGTCAACTGGGGCGAGGAGCAGGCCTTTTATGTGCTCGAAAACATCGCCGGTAATTATCTTTACGGTCGTCAGCCCATGACTTCAACGAATGCATGGGAGCTTCACGGTTGCTACAAAGTCGGATCTGAAAAGTACTTCAATTTTCCCCTCGACGCTGCCCTCTACGGCTGCGACGATCCCAACGTCAGCCTCGATCATCGTGATCCTTCACACCCAATCCGAGCAGTCGTCAAGAGATTTCTGGAACTAAGAACAGTCTACCCGGCACTTAACGATGGCTTTGAGATGTACCAATTATCGAATCATACCAACTGGATCTACCTTCCCGGATCAAACGGAACTGGCACAGAGCTGGGTCTATGGAGCTACATCAGAATGCCCCATCAACAACTGCAAAACTTTTCGTCAGTACCTCATGGCGAGGACCCGGTGTGGCTAATGCTAGGAAACGAGAACAGGACCATCAGCTACAAGTTCAACTGCTCTGATCCTCAGACAGCTTTGCTATCAGCCTTCGGAGCAGGTGCCACGGTCAGGAACCTCCTATATCCCTATGAGGAGTACACACTTGAACCTTCGACCAAGCGAATTGATGACAATGAAGATGAGTTATTTCACGGCTGCTTGAGTGAGCTCAGCTTCCCCGCTTGGGGGTTCAAGGCCTTTGTTCCCGTCGAAAGCTGGGTCGGCCCAGCTCCTGTCATCACCAAGTTCCTCCCAGGTCATGACTATCGCTTGGAGTCTGCCAAGGACGGCAAAACATCTGTGGAGATACAGATACATTTTTCACAGGAGATGGATTGTGAGAGTGTGTTCAACTCCATCGAGATTACATCCAACACGGCCGGCGGAGCTGTTGCGTCGCTCAATAGGGGGTCCCTGAGATGCAAGAAGCTGAATGTCGTTGAAAATTCCACAAAATACGTTGGTCAGGTCGCATCGGTGTGGGAATTCGCCGCCACAATCAACTCCATTCCCGATGGCATTCACCGCATTACAGTACGGAATGCCACCGACAAAGCGGGCACGGGTAGTACGGGATCAACGGATCACTTCCTGCTGCGAGTTGGGCCCCAGAGCAATCCCATGGTCTTCCCCAGACATGCCAACTACTCCAGGGAGCTTGTCTACGCTAAAGGAGAGGGCATCTTTGTTCGCCACAGAGCAGCAGGCGCCACCAAGTTCCGATGTTCTCAAACATGGAGCTCGAACTGGACCCCATGGCTCGATTACACGGGAGAAGACTACAGGCTACCAGCCAAGAATTGGACAGGAACAAACCTGCAGGATTGGACTGGCGAGCATGTCGTCTGTCAGTACTACAGCAAGCTTGCTGGAAGtagccatcaccagcaagaAGGTGACCTGGATGCATCCAGCCTACCCCGGCGTTTCCCCCACCTCTTCATTAACGGTCACTTCAATGCGTTCGGGTTCGACGCAGGCATTCCAAACAAGATGCTCCAGAAGGCCGACAGTGGTGTTTGGTCTGTGGATATCATGGCTGAGTGGCCAACCGCTCTGCAATTTAACGTTTGGGGCTTGAACCCGGATGGTCTTCCGGACCAGACGTGGATTTTCGGTGATGTCAACTTCGACTATGTGCTTGACAGACTGCCCCCTGGGTCCTTGAGGCAAAATGTTGTCAACATCACCGagtctcccccttccccttttgtGGGATGGCGGTTTGAAGTGGACGATGCCACCATGAGATACAGCAAGTTTCCAGCAGGCAGCAGGGTACGGCAGATTACAATCTTCTCGCTCATGTGGGTGTTGCCGTTGCTTACGGGATGGCTCGTCGTCTTCACATTCACCGGGTCGTTTTACAAAGTCAAGCACAATGTTTCGGGCGCTGTCACGAAGCATGGTAAACTGTCTGAGAAGCTCCGGCAAGTTTTCGAAATGAAGGAAAAGCCATTGCCTCGACCGAGTCGACCCTCGTCTGATGCATCCTCTGTCGGTGATCCAACACGGCCCGGGACATCACACACAACCGGCAGAGGGTTGAATGGCCAAGGCCTTCATATGGACATTGGGGCTCCTCGCAAGAAGGCCCTCATTGCCACAATGGAGTACGACATCGAAGACTGGaagatcaagatcaagatcgGTGGTCTTGGTGTGATGGCACAACTGATGGGCAAAGCTCTTGGCCATCTAGATATCATCTGGGTCGTCCCGTGTGTTGGGGGTCTTGAGAACGCATATCCTAATGGGTACCCAGTTGATCAACGTGCCGAGCCTATGGAGATCACGATTCTCGGCTCTCAGTACAATGTCGATGTTCAATACCACACGCTCCGGAATATCACCTACGTTCTGCTCGATGCACCAGTTTTCCGCCTTCAAACACCCGCCAATCCGTACCCGGAAAGAATGGATGATCTTGACAGCGCCATTTACTACTCGGCTTGGAACCAGTGTATTGCCGAGGCCTTGAAGCGCTTCAACCCAGACATTTACCACATCAACGACTTCCACGGCGCCCTTGCCCCATTGTACCTACTCCCTCGTGTTATTCCATGCTGCCTTTCTCTTCACAACGCCGAATTTCAGGGAATGTGGAGCCTTGGAacgaaagaagaaaaggaggaggtttgCAAGGTTTTCAACTTGGACCAGAAGGTTGTGGAACGATTTGTGCAATTTGGCGAGGTCTTCAACTTACTGCATGCGGGAGCTAGTTATCTGCGGGAGTTCCAACACGGCTTCGGAGCGGTGGGAGTCTCCAAGAAGTATGGCAAGAGAAGTTTTGCACGATATCCAATTTTCTGGGGCCTCTCAAAGATTGGAAGCCTTCCAAATCCAGATCCTTCGGACACAGCTGAGTGGTCGCCGGAGCTTGAGGCAGCTTCCCAGGCTGAGAAGGTTCACGTTGATGGCGAGTTTGAAGCTAAGCGTGCTGGGCTCCGTCGGCAGGCCCAGGAATGGGCTGGCCTGAAGCAAGATGCAGATGCTGAATTGTTTGTCTTTGTTGGTCGATGGTCTATGCAGAAGGGGGTGGATATTATTGCAGACGTGTTCCCGTCTGTGTTGGAGCACAATCCAAAGGTGCAGTTGATTGCTATCGGGCCAGTTATCGACCTCTATGGCAAATTGGCTGCTATCAAATTGGCAAGACTTATGGAGCAGTATCCTGATCGGGTTTTCTCCAAGCCAGAGTTTACGCAGCTGCCTCCATATATCTTCAGTGGTGCTGAGTTTGCGCTTATTCCATCTCGCGACGAGCCGTTTGGCTTGGTGGCAGTGGAATTTGGGAGGAAAGGAgcgttgggggtgggagctCGAGTTG GTGGCCTCGGGAACATGCCCGGGTGGTATTACACTGTCGAATCAACATCGGCCAAGCATCTCATCAGTCAGTTCAAAGATGCCATCGAGGGCGCCCTCGCCTCAGATACCGAGACTCGTGCGAAGATGAGAGCTGTCTCAGCCAAACAGCGCTTCCCAGTCGCGCGATGGGTAGAAGAGATCAGCGAGCTTCACAGCACATCAATCCAAAAGTCTCAGAAGCACAGGGACAAGCCAGACCACCTCCGACTTGTTGGACTCTCCAAGACAAATCTCTCACGTTCTGCTTCACCCACACCGACAGAACTACAGTCTGGCCGACCCATCACTCCTACCTCGTTTCTTACGCCTGGCTACAACGGTCTGCCATCAGGTGGAAGAAGTCCGATGTCTGATGCAGCAGGATGGCCACTTATGCCTCCTCTGCCATCTCCAAATACCAAGAGGTACTCAGATGTCTCTATTCGTTCTGTCACCAAAGGGCGCAAGGATTTTGCACTGCAAAAGGTTGACCCGTTCTTCACGGACACTGATGGCGAATACACTGTCGAGTTCCAGAAGATGTTGGCGAATCTTGATGCCAAATCTTCAGAGACCGATCTCTGCATTGAGCAATATCTGGTCCGGTCTGAAAAGCAATGGTTCCAAGACTACAAGAGCATCAAATTCGGATTATCTTCGTCTCGAAACACATCCAAGGTCACTCTTGTGGAACCACCTTCGCCAGGTCGTGTTCACCCTCGCTTTTTGGATGTTCCATCCCGCCCAGCAAGCCCCTACACACCCAGTATTGCGTCTTCGGTCTACTCAGCCGAGGATGGAGACGAATTGCATGCCACTCATGGGCAGTATGTTTCCACTTTTGAGACGGAAGATGTGCCTCCCGTGGCGCATGCAACTGCTATGCAGAAGTTCATGCTTCGAAAGGTGTTTGACTGGCCTATTTACACTCTCATTTTGGCGCTTGGACAAATCCTAGCTGCCAACTCGTACCAGATTTCCCTGCTCAATGGCGAACAGGGTCAGACAGCGGGAACGCTTTACACTATTGCCTCGATTTACGCCGCAACGTCCATTTGCTGGTGGGTCGGTTCCCGCAATCTCAAATCTGTCTGGGTCTTGTCTACACCTTTTGCCATCTACGGTCTTGCCTTTCTCTTTGCTGGCTGCGCGCCGTTTGCGCAGTCATTCTATGCGCGAGGCTGGGTCCAGAACACAGCCTCTGGGCTGTATGCAGCAGCATCTTCCAGCGGATCAATGTTCTTTGCTCTCAACTTTGGCGACGAGGGCGGTGCGCCAGTGAGGACATGGGTCATCCGTGCCTGCGCTGTGCAGGGTGTACAGCAGATTTACATCAGCGGTCTCTGGTACTGGGGATCTCTTCTCAGTTCTTACGACAGCAACGGTATCCCCATGGCGCGGGCATCCAACACGATTGTGTCGGCCGTCTGTCTCCCTGTTGcggtgctgatgatggcatTAGCGGTTGTCACCCACCTCGGCTTGCCTGATTACTACCGACAAACTCCGGGGTCCATCCCATCATTTTTCAAGTCTGTTTTCCGACGCAAGCTAATTATC TGCTTCCTCGTTTCCGTCATAATCCAAAACTACTGGCTCTCCTCCAACTACGGCCGCAGCTGGCGCTTCCTCTGGACGACGGCCCACGCCCAACCCTGGCAGATCCTGctgctcatcatcctcttctttgGCCTAATCTGGATCGCGCTCTTCTGGCAACTCGCCCACCTGTCGCGCGAGCACAGCTGGCTCTTCCCCGTGCTCGCCATCGGCCTCGGCGCACCACGTTGGGCGCAAATCTTTTGGGGTGTCTCCGGGGTTggcacctccctcccctggGCATCAGACGTGGGCGGGGCTCTGCTGTCGAGATCGTTATGGCTTTGGCTCGGGGTCTTGGATGCGTTGCAAGGCACGGGGGTGGGCATGATGCTTTTGCAGACCACGACGAGGTTTCACAACAATTTTGCGCTGGTGGCGGCGCAGGTGCTGGGGAGTATGGCTacggcggtggggagggcgacGGCGCCGAACGCGGTTGGGCCGGGGCCGGTGTTTCCCAATTTGGCCTTGAGtctggatgggttggggaatgggtggttttgggtttgtttgttgatgcAGGGGGGGATATGTGTGGCTTTTGGAACGTTTTTTAGGAAGGAGCAGTTGAGTAAACCTTAA
- a CDS encoding hypothetical protein (EggNog:ENOG503P9DR): MDDSSDDERHCKIDLKDRAGVVEWEDANRHLQHTPDLRMDVHVDASNDRALFALHGCIFLKGGKPNKVSVYIFVHPENIHSVGYDHSTGPSIPAMQRDPSKNFISLRFSMTQAPVFVVPKNRPLVPKARSEGLLDTMKALASAQDFTVYLNMLQLVPEVRYQLSLLPSVFLFNDLQTDERWAAIGRLYHGAGGQVVNLGNTAAAPRPTPSCDNLVMETLEELSPPPYVEKAPYQNPTQLATPPDRKRRRTSEPLSSSRTDKRLLLDLGQGRVFRENNAELESRIERLEKMFQDSTPGQAVQGYTGLESRIERLEMMILEPAARSPCRYNSEEAEHLISHVNDRIDDQFTGVHVELQDKVMEDTERLVTEKTEESQEELRKGLRETLMEELREELMDKLRVELLGTIREEVKRELMAEIKVELFRDMAQAMMGVACGTSSEKAKMALNSI, from the exons ATGGACGATTCGAGCGACGATGAAAGACATTGCAAAATAGATTTGAAGGATCGAGCTGGCGTGGTGGAGTGGGAGGATGCGAACCGACACCTGCAACATACTCCAGATCTCCGTATGGATGTGCACGTTGATGCTTCGAACGACCGAGCCCTCTTTGCGCTTCACGGCTGTATATTTCTCAAAGGCGGCAAGCCCAACAAAGTCAGCGTTTACATATTCGTCCACCCAGAAAACATACACTCCGTCGGGTACGATCACAGCACTGGTCCCTCTATACCGGCGATGCAGCGTGATCCTTCCAAGAACTTTATCAGCCTTCGCTTCAGCATGACGCAGGCGCCTGTCTTCGTGGTGCCAAAAAACCGTCCTCTGGTGCCAAAGGCGCGATCCGAAGGTCTGCTGGATACCATGAAGGCCCTCGCATCTGCTCAAGACTTCACCGTCTATCTGAACATGCTGCAGCTGGTGCCCGAGGTTCGGTATCAGCTCTCGTTGCTGCCGTCTGTCTTTTTGTTCAATGACTTGCAGACCGATGAGAGATGGGCAGCCATTGGTAGGCTGTATCATGGTGCAGGCGGTCAGGTTGTTAACCTTGGCAATACTGCCGCTGCACCTCGGCCAACGCCTAGTTGCGACAATCTGGTCATGGAGACATTGGAAGAGttgtcaccgccaccatATGTTGAGAAGGCTCCCTACCAAAACCCAACACAACTAGCTACCCCGCCAG ATCGAAAACGGCGGCGCACGAGCGAACCGTTGTCTTCCTCGAGAACCGACAAGCGGCTCTTACTCGACTTGGGCCAGGGTCGTGTGTTCAGGGAGAACAACGCCGAACTGGAAAGTCGTATTGAACGGCTCGAGAAGATGTTTCAGGACTCTACACCCGGCCAGGCAGTTCAGGGCTACACTGGGCTGGAAAGTCGCATCGAACGGCTCGAGATGATGATTCTGGAGCCTGCCGCCCGATCACCTTGTAGATACAACAGCGAGGAGGCAGAACATCTCATCAGTCATGTGAATGACCGTATCGATGACCAGTTCACAGGTGTTCACGTCGAACTACAAGATAAAGTCATGGAGGACACTGAGCGCTTGGTGACCGAGAAAACCGAAGAGTCGCAGGAAGAGCTGCGGAAAGGCCTGCGGGAAACGTTGATGGAAGAGTTACGGGAGGAGCTCATGGACAAGTTACGAGTGGAGCTTCTGGGAACGATAAGAGAAGAGGTCAAGCGAGAGTTGATGGCGGAGATCAAGGTGGAATTGTTCAGAGACATGGCCCAGGCTATGATGGGCGTGGCCTGCGGTACCAGCAGCGAGAAGGCGAAGATGGCTCTGAATAGTATATAG
- a CDS encoding hypothetical protein (EggNog:ENOG503P0YV; COG:G) — MPAADCQALRFSTSDVNFDKPTTSTRSSSRRSSGSMVALMPNPHRCLPMRSPMARALVLTFAILAISTLLLRSSAEVQTAIIQTAASAKQAIYLQRPLKHGADWQDTLPTPTEPHRASSTGDIAAALVNSSIPMDCNYDIARLKQWKEKYKLGGQIEYTKRYIQVSRQPIRRKSMTALNQSFLTGTIMTVDLNNPEPYQAESCPEPLVAPVSQSPFPGSANASEFMFGVSTTYKRFSDPKTSPVNEWTYWLTDGKGNTNGGKLLLMLLDAEDEQLQETHNILTTAGIDVDVYRSNAEDIMAVRYLALVPTMYNHPERPRKKWLVTCDDDTFFPSFNALKERFDEFDDGFPMYIGTFSEDVNNIQRHGSQAFGGAGVFLSVPMAGLVAERYESCKTEQKIKEANSGWGPQGDILLRKCIYENSNYKLTLLNELWQLDLYGDPSGFYESGIKPLSLHHYRGGGWHVAYPWHYTKVSNVCGEDCMMQRFRTEDDFVIANGFSVAYYPQGIDFDVNQFEATFHAAPQNHGWNLDFIMGPQRPSLHRTGRKLSWDLQEAEVLEEGMVVRQVYVRRADDWRWKNVDGSAMAGRDGVLELVWLGDRGQ; from the coding sequence ATGCCGGCTGCAGACTGTCAAGCTTTGAGATTTTCAACCTCGGACGTTAACTTTGACAAGCCCACGACGTCAAcacgcagcagcagcagacgcagcagcggcagcatgGTGGCTCTGATGCCGAACCCACACCGCTGCCTCCCCATGCGGAGCCCCATGGCGAGAGCTCTTGTCCTGACTTTTGCTATTCTCGCCATCAGTACCCTCCTTCTCAGATCCAGTGCCGAAGTACAGACCGCCATCATCCAGACGGCAGCGTCCGCCAAGCAAGCGATATATCTCCAGAGACCGTTGAAGCATGGCGCCGACTGGCAAGATACACTTCCGACACCGACAGAGCCACACCGGGCCAGCTCCACAGGGGATATTGCGGCTGCATTGGTCAACTCATCCATCCCTATGGACTGCAATTATGACATTGCTCGGCTGAAGCAGTGGAAGGAAAAGTACAAGCTGGGGGGCCAGATTGAGTATACGAAACGATATATCCAGGTTTCCCGTCAGCCCATACGCCGCAAGTCCATGACGGCGCTAAACCAAAGCTTCCTGACCGGCACCATCATGACAGTGGACCTCAACAATCCCGAGCCGTATCAAGCCGAGTCGTGCCCCGAGCCCCTTGTGGCGCCCGTTTCGCAGTCTCCATTCCCCGGAAGTGCCAATGCATCGGAATTCATGTTTGGTGTCTCGACCACGTACAAACGGTTCAGCGATCCGAAGACGAGCCCGGTGAACGAGTGGACGTATTGGTTGAcagatgggaaggggaataCTAACGGTGGGAAGCTGCTTCTGATGCTGTtggatgccgaggatgagcagCTGCAGGAGACGCATAACATCTTGACGACGGCGGGGATCGATGTGGATGTGTATCGGTCTAACGCAGAGGATATCATGGCCGTGAGGTATTTGGCATTGGTGCCGACCATGTATAACCACCCGGaaaggccgaggaagaagtggcTGGTGACGTGCGATGATGACACCTTCTTTCCGAGCTTCAATGcgctgaaggagaggtttgaCGAGTTTGATGACGGGTTTCCGATGTATATTGGAACGTTTTCGGAGGATGTGAATAACATTCAGAGGCATGGGTCGCAGGCGTTCGGGGGCGCGGGGGTGTTTCTGAGTGTGCCCATGGCAGGTTTGGTGGCCGAGAGGTATGAGAGTTGCAAGACGGAgcagaagatcaaggaggcgaACTCGGGGTGGGGACCGCAGGGGGATATCTTGCTGAGAAAGTGCATTTATGAGAATTCAAACTACAAGCTCACGCTGTTGAATGAGCTGTGGCAGTTGGACTTGTATGGGGATCCGTCTGGGTTTTATGAGTCGGGGATCAAGCCGTTGAGCTTGCATCATtatcgaggagggggatggcaTGTGGCTTATCCGTGGCATTACACCAAGGTGTCGAATGTCTGTGGAGAGGACTGCATGATGCAGAGGTTTCGGACCGAGGATGATTTTGTGATTGCGAATGGATTTAGTGTGGCGTATTATCCGCAGGGAATCGACTTTGATGTGAACCAGTTCGAGGCGACGTTCCATGCGGCGCCGCAGAACCATGGATGGAATTTGGATTTTATCATGGGACCGCAGAGGCCGAGCCTGCacaggacggggaggaagctgagTTGGGATTTGCAGGAGGctgaggtgttggaggaggggatggtggtgaggcagGTTTATGTGAGGAGAGCGGATGattggaggtggaagaatGTGGATGGGAGCGCCATGGCTGGGCGGGACGGGGTGCTGGagttggtttggttgggcGACCGTGGGCAGTAA
- a CDS encoding hypothetical protein (EggNog:ENOG503P7GI), whose translation MLFHLSARLGRSFWALLAVLMGLLMAVAPASAAMSPTEIAVACHSLARMAFDLKDLVNVVAQKRNPGPFQDILDEFNDISDSCLSNISVMIRSSVMTDQADQQLIYEAYSNFIQGLFELMDSVTESAPVLIVLDKQAEFRIPAAVREVAVVVDALLYQLIAIFPTNTSYSSQTANQKTQVDTHFRQAVHAFHLATANTGSPYSNTTSL comes from the exons ATGTTGTTTCATTTGTCAGCTCGACTCGGCCGTAGTTTCTGGGCCCTCCTTGCGGTACTCATGGGGCTGCTCATGGCTGTCGCTCCGGCGAGCGCAGCCATGTCCCCCACAGAGATCGCGGTCGCTTGCCACAGCCTTGCCCGCATGGCATTCGACCTGAAAGATCTCGTAAATGTGGTTGCGCAGAAGAGAAATCCGGGACCTTTCCAG GATATCCTTGACGAGTTCAATGATATTTCCGACTCTTGtctctccaacatctcggTCATGATCCGCTCTTCTGTCATGACTGACCAGGCGGACCAGCAGCTGATTTACGAGGCTTACTCCAAT TTTATCCAGGGCCTCTTTGAGCTGATGGACTCCGTCACCGAATCTGCCCcggtcctcatcgtcctcgatAAGCAAGCCGAGTTCCGTATTCCTGCCGCCGTCCGCGAagtcgccgtcgtcgtggaTGCTTTACTCTATCAGCTCATTGCCATCTTTCCGACCAACACGTCCTATTCATCGCAGACTGCAAACCAAAAGACCCAAGTCGATACGCACTTTCGTCAGGCCGTCCACGCGTTCCATCTGGCTACGGCCAACACTGGATCGCCATACTCCAACACCACATCCCTTTAG